One Faecalispora anaeroviscerum genomic window carries:
- a CDS encoding heavy-metal-associated domain-containing protein codes for MKKCTMQLSELVCPMCAQKIETVLKNAPGVDSVSILFNSSKAKVQYDEQTTEPKKLAEVVRSIGYEVLKLS; via the coding sequence ATGAAAAAATGTACCATGCAGTTGAGTGAACTGGTTTGTCCTATGTGTGCACAGAAAATCGAGACTGTACTGAAGAATGCTCCGGGAGTGGATTCTGTGTCCATCTTGTTCAACTCCAGTAAAGCTAAGGTGCAGTACGATGAACAGACAACGGAACCTAAAAAGCTCGCCGAGGTTGTCAGAAGTATCGGCTATGAAGTATTGAAGCTTTCATAA
- a CDS encoding heavy metal translocating P-type ATPase, which produces MNKWNRKLNQFFKKYTTPFTFAAGILTVLGYLAEHLTDMRTATIICYLVATVLAWLPILFRAITGLRMKAIGIEVLVSIAVLGALFIGEYSEAAIVTFLFQFGTYLEQRTLQKTRSAIRMLTEMAPATAWRLESKTAEPEEIDAAEVEENTLLLVKTGGKVAVDGIIEFGEGYLNEASINGESVPIHKVVGDQVYAGTILDSGTLQMRATRVGEDTTFSKIIALVEEAQDAKSPAERFIDRFAKWYTPAVVVIAALVLLITRNLDTAITVLVLACPGALVIGAPVANVAGIGRGARDSVLLKGGDSVTTFAKVDTFLFDKTGTLTIGHPDVTKVYSYTENIPSAMKMAAALESTSDHPLAKAIVNYVKKQDIAVEKAVASETLKGLGVRADIGGNVMMAGSGRMMTEQGITLTEEQQRDLQEAQGNGASTVLLSENGKILLLFTISDKIKDGAAETIANLKRLGIKKAVMLTGDNRKTAEAVAAEIGIDEVQAELLPENKLSVIQKMQREGRIVAFVGDGVNDSPALAAADTGIAMGGGTDVAVETSDVVLMRSNLESIPVAVKLAKRTVSVLQQNIVIAVGTVLLLLAGLFVGYIRMASGMFIHEASILVVTLNAMRLLHRTKKS; this is translated from the coding sequence ATGAATAAATGGAATCGAAAACTGAACCAATTTTTTAAGAAGTATACGACACCTTTTACATTTGCAGCAGGTATACTGACAGTCTTAGGATATTTGGCAGAGCACTTGACAGATATGAGAACAGCCACAATCATTTGTTATCTCGTTGCCACAGTGTTAGCATGGCTACCAATCCTTTTTCGGGCAATCACAGGACTTAGGATGAAAGCCATTGGCATTGAAGTTTTAGTAAGCATTGCAGTACTTGGTGCACTGTTTATCGGAGAATACAGCGAAGCAGCTATCGTGACTTTTCTTTTCCAATTCGGAACATACCTGGAGCAGCGCACGCTGCAGAAGACCCGCAGTGCCATCCGGATGCTTACAGAGATGGCACCGGCCACTGCATGGAGATTGGAGAGCAAGACAGCTGAACCAGAGGAGATTGACGCAGCTGAAGTGGAAGAGAATACCCTGCTACTGGTTAAGACTGGTGGAAAGGTAGCCGTTGATGGTATCATCGAATTCGGAGAAGGGTATCTGAATGAGGCAAGCATCAACGGCGAATCCGTTCCAATTCATAAGGTGGTTGGAGATCAGGTCTATGCCGGAACCATCCTTGACAGTGGGACCTTACAGATGCGTGCAACCCGTGTGGGAGAAGATACCACCTTCTCCAAGATCATCGCACTTGTGGAGGAAGCACAGGATGCAAAATCACCGGCAGAACGATTTATTGACAGGTTTGCCAAATGGTATACACCCGCAGTCGTTGTAATTGCAGCACTTGTCCTGCTCATTACCCGCAACCTGGATACGGCAATCACCGTTCTTGTCCTTGCATGTCCGGGAGCCCTGGTCATTGGGGCACCAGTAGCCAACGTGGCTGGTATCGGCCGCGGTGCGAGAGATAGTGTGTTGTTAAAAGGCGGTGACAGCGTGACAACCTTCGCCAAGGTGGATACCTTCCTGTTTGATAAGACAGGAACACTTACTATAGGTCATCCTGATGTGACAAAGGTTTACAGCTACACAGAAAATATTCCAAGCGCTATGAAGATGGCTGCAGCCTTAGAAAGTACAAGCGATCATCCGCTGGCAAAGGCAATTGTGAATTATGTAAAGAAGCAGGATATTGCAGTGGAAAAAGCGGTTGCCAGTGAGACATTGAAAGGACTTGGAGTTCGTGCTGACATAGGTGGAAATGTCATGATGGCAGGTAGTGGACGGATGATGACGGAGCAGGGGATCACCCTGACGGAGGAACAGCAGCGGGATTTACAAGAGGCACAAGGGAATGGCGCATCCACAGTGCTGCTTTCTGAAAACGGAAAGATCTTATTGCTCTTTACTATTTCTGACAAGATTAAGGATGGCGCAGCAGAAACGATTGCAAATCTAAAGCGTCTGGGCATCAAAAAGGCAGTGATGCTCACGGGAGATAATCGTAAGACAGCAGAAGCAGTTGCAGCAGAGATTGGAATAGATGAAGTACAGGCAGAACTTCTGCCTGAAAATAAGCTTTCCGTAATACAGAAGATGCAAAGAGAAGGTAGAATCGTTGCATTCGTAGGGGATGGCGTTAATGACAGCCCGGCACTTGCTGCAGCTGACACAGGAATTGCCATGGGAGGCGGAACAGATGTGGCTGTGGAAACCTCGGATGTGGTTCTGATGCGCTCCAACCTTGAGAGCATCCCGGTGGCGGTAAAGCTGGCAAAAAGAACAGTCAGTGTCCTGCAACAGAATATCGTGATTGCCGTCGGTACGGTGCTGTTGCTTTTAGCGGGACTTTTTGTCGGATATATCCGCATGGCAAGCGGCATGTTCATACATGAAGCAAGTATCCTGGTGGTCACCCTGAATGCTATGCGGCTTCTTCATAGAACAAAGAAATCATGA